One window of the Vigna radiata var. radiata cultivar VC1973A chromosome 1, Vradiata_ver6, whole genome shotgun sequence genome contains the following:
- the LOC106759962 gene encoding receptor kinase-like protein Xa21, whose product MIHYPKLGELRLVDCSLSDIHIHSLFYSPSNFSNALTILDLSSNILTSSTFQLLSNFSLNLQELYLSHNNIVLSSSVHSTFSSLAILDLSYNKMTSSVFQDSFNFSSKLQNLYLRNCSLRDDSFLMSAISITNSPSSLIYLDLSFNMFKSSSIFYWLFNSSTNLRTLNIVDNVLEGPIPDGFGKVMNYLEVLYLDGNKLQGEIPSFFGNVCTLQTLYLSHNKLSGEISNFFQNSSWCNRHVFQSLSLHYNNITGRLPMSIGLLSELENLSLDGNFLEGDVTESHLSNFSKLRNNLRGEIPCGIGSLRSLDSLDLSRNHFIGKIPSSLAAIDGLGKLDLLHNSLSGRIPCGRYFEIFDGSSFEGNIDLCSEQLRKSCPGDIDQTIVNLSKAEAINDDKDSCFYEALYMSMGIGYFTGFWSLVGPMLLWRSWRNAYLRFLNKLTDSIYDQLM is encoded by the exons ATGATTCATTATCCAAAGCTAGGAGAGTTGAGACTTGTTGATTGTTCTCTTTCAGATATCCATATTCATTCTCTATTTTATTCACCTTCCAACTTTTCCAATGCTCTTACCATCCTTGACCTTTCTTCTAATATACTCACTTCCTCAACATTTCAATTATTGTCTAACTTTAGCCTTAATCTTCAAGAGCTTTATCTTTCTCATAATAACATTGTTTTGTCATCATCCGTCCACTCAACCTTTTCTTCTCTTGCGATCCTTGACCTTTCCTATAATAAGATGACATCATCGGTCTTTCAAGATAGCTTCAACTTCAGTTCAAAACTTCAAAATCTTTATTTGCGTAATTGTAGTCTTAGGGATGATAGTTTTCTCATGTCAGCTATTTCAATTACGAATTCTCCGTCTTCTCTCATCTACCTTGATCTTTcctttaatatgtttaaatcatcatccatattttattgGCTCTTCAACTCTTCTACCAATCTTCGTACACTTAACATTGTTGATAACGTGTTAGAAGGTCCCATTCCAGATGGATTTGGGAAAGTAATGAATTATCTTGAAGTTCTTTACCTCGATGGTAACAAACTGCAAGGCGAGATTCCATCTTTCTTTGGGAACGTCTGCACATTGCAGACTTTATACCTCTCACATAACAAGTTGAGTGGGgaaatttctaatttctttcaGAATTCATCATGGTGCAACAGACACGTGTTTCAGAGTTTGTCTTTACATTATAACAACATTACAGGCAGGCTACCTATGAGCATTGGATTGTTATCTGAGTTGGAGAACTTGTCCTTGGATGGAAATTTCTTGGAGGGTGACGTCACTGAATCCCATCTTtcaaatttttccaaattaaG AAATAATCTGAGAGGAGAAATTCCTTGTGGGATCGGGAGTTTAAGATCACTAGACTCCCTTGATTTATCAAGAAATCATTTCATTGGCAAAattccttcttctcttgctGCAATTGACGGTCTGGGCAAACTAGACTTGTTACACAATTCTCTTTCAGGAAGAATTCCATGTGGAAGATACTTTGAAATCTTTGATGGGTCTAGTTTTGAAGGAAACATTGATCTTTGTAGTGAACAACTGAGAAAAAGTTGTCCTGGAGATATAGATCAAACAATAGTAAATCTTTCAAAAGCTGAAGCAATCAACGATGATAAAGATAGTTGTTTCTATGAGGCATTATACATGAGCATGGGAATCGGATACTTCACTGGATTTTGGAGTTTAGTAGGGCCAATGCTACTTTGGCGATCTTGGAGAAATGCTTATCTGagattcttaaataaattgacAGACAGCATATATGATCAATTAATGTGA